In Acidobacteriota bacterium, the genomic window GGTCGTGCACATCGATTACTCCGGATACCTGCTGCATCGTCGCCGCAACCGCGCGGATGTTGATGTGCGACGGCGTTCCCTCCAACAGTATGTTTACCGACTCACGGATGAGCTGCCACGAGCTGTACATAATCAGCAAGCAAATCGCGATGCTGATCAACGGATCGGCCAGCGCCCATCCCCACTGCCAGATCACGACGCCCGCCACGATAGCGCCGACCGAGCCGAGCGCGTCGCCCACCACGTGCAGAAAAGCGCCGCGCATGTTGAGGTTCTGTTCGGATGCCGAGTGTAAAATAAACGCGCTGACCGCGTTGACTACCAGTCCGCCGATCGCGATCAAGGTGACTTCGAAGCCTCGCACTTCTTCGGGTGATTTGATCCGGTGAAACGCCTCGTAGGCGATCAGCAGGGATATGACCACCAGCGTCGAGCCGTTCGCAAGCGCCGCCAGTATTTCCATCCGGTAATAACCGTAGGTCTTTTTAGCGGTCGTGGGACGGGCCGAGAACCACAACGCAAGCAGCGCCAACACGAGCGACGCGACATCCGCCAGCATGTGCCCGGCGTCAGAAAGCAGAGCAAGCGAGTTGGTGAGGAACCCGCCGATTGCCTCCGCGAGCATATAGGCGAACGTCAGCACGAGCACCGCGGTAAGACGCCGCCGGTTGCTTCTGTGACTGTGAGCGTGTTCTTTCTTGTGTGCTTCGGACATGCGGATTGCCGTGGCCGGCTGTCCCTGGGAGCGCAGGCGCCCCTGCGTGCCTGGCGTTGCGTGAGAAAAAGCAGGCAGGGATGCCTGCGCTCCCAGGGAAGTCTACGCTACTTCACGCCGAGCAACTCAACTTCAAAAATCAGCGTCGCATTCCGCGGAATCCCCGGTCTGCCGCTCGCGCCGTAGGCGAGGTCCGGCGGGATTATCAGCTTCCGTTTGCCGCCGATTTTCATCGTCATGACACCCTCATCCCAGCCTTTGATGACGCGACCCATGCCAATCGAAAAAGTTAAGGGCTGACCCCTATCAACAGAGCTATCAAACTTGGTTCCGTCCTCAAGTCTCCCGGTGTAATGAACGGTCACCATCTGGCCGGGCTTCGGACTCCCGCCTGTCCCGACAACCAGATCAACGTATTTCAGCCCCGAAGGGGTCGTAGTCGTAATTTCATCACCCACAGCCGCACTCCCTTTCCGTGGTATCCGAGTATCCTGCGACGCAACCACTCGCCACGCACCCAGTCGGCGAACGAACGTGTCGGTAAACCTGAAGTCGCCACTGGCATCCTTGCCGTAGACTGTGAACTTGCCAGTCCAGCGGCCCGCAACAACACCCGTGTCGCCATAGGCTCGAACCGTCACGTCATCGAGCTTATATGATTCAACCTTGATTGCCATCATCACAGTATCGACATATTGCGTCTTGTCGGAGACCTGCCCATTATCGTCGGTGAAATTGAACTGGTCATCCAGAATTATGTGGAGGGCGATTAAGTCGCGGTTCTTAAAAGCCTCGGCCCAGTAAAGCTTCAGGTCTTTGAGCCGCTCGATGCTGGCCACGGTGGGTTTGTTCTGCCGGGCCTTTGCAGTTCGCTTCCCCTTCGTTTGCGGGACTGCAACGGATGTCATCACCAGCATCAGCAATATGACCAGGCTTGCACGCTTCATTCGCTTCTCCCCTCGCGGCGCCGTTGCCGGATCTTTGCGCGGCGCATCGGCGTTTGCACAGCGCAAGAGTTTATATTGCTCTATCAAGCAACGGCAAGTTGTGGCTTTGTGGCGCAGGCATCCCCGCGTGCATATTCTTCCGCGGTTTTCTGAGTCGGCGGGAGCAGGCAGGGATGCCTGCGCTCCCAGAGATCAACGAGCGTTGACAACTTGAGACGCGACTCCGCCGACGTATACCAACTTGTGATTAGAGAAGCCCAACTCGGCGGCGTTGTACAACTCCTCGATCAGGGCGGGTCCGTAGCGCGACAGGAAGTAGTAGACATTCAGCTCGCGCTCCTGGAGGTTCTTGTCCGGGCAAAGGGTAGTGTACGCGCGCTCGACCTGGCGGTATGCGGTCTGTTCGCGATGCGCGCTTGCGTGGATGAAGCGAGTTCGCAGGTGTTCCAACTGATAAGTAATCTTCTCGCGAGCTCGTTTTAGCGGGTCACTCAACGTAGCGTCAGTCTGCTGCAATGCTTCTCCGAGCTTGTCCAGTTGTTCGTTCACCAATCGCTCAGTTTCGGTGAATGCGCCGGCTGCGTTTCGATCGAGGCTCTGCTCGACGACCTTTGTAACCGCCGGGTGCAACCCATCGAAGAAGTCTCGAAGTTCCAGCCCGTACTTCTGCATCGTTTTTTGATGACGGCCTTCCACGATCGTAAGGCTCGCGCGCGGCAAAACACACGGCTCCTGGCGGCCGAGCGTCTCGTACACCGCGCGAAGCTGCGCGAAGTAGGCGATCTCCGCCGGACCCCCGATGTAAGCGGCAGCCGGCAGCAAGTAATCCTGAACCACCGGCCTCAGCGTTACGTTGGGGCTAAAGCAACTCGGACACCGAGCCGCCAGCTCAACAAGCTCTTCGGCGGCGAACGAGCGGTCCGAGCCTTTCACCGTGAAGCGCCCGTCCTGGTGCTGTGTGATTGCCTTGCGTCGTCCATCGTCCATTATGAACAGCGGAACCATGTCTTCGGATACTTTGATCTGCGCGTGATAACCCGCTTCCTCGAGCTCGCGGCTCCGCTCGACCAGAGCCCGGGCTATCTCGCTCGACTTCTGGATTGCGCGTTCATAAAGCGGAGCGGCGACCTGCTTCAATTCATCATCGAGAGGGTCCAGCAACACGACGCCGTAATCGCGGAACAACCGCGCCATCAATCGCTCGAATGCCTCCGCGAATCCGACGCCTTTCTCATAGCTCTCGCGCAGGTCGCGCTCGAGCGCCGGCGTGAACTCCGAAGGCGCGAGCTGCGCGATGAGATCGTCAATCGTCTGGCTTATGTCTTCGCAAAGCACAACGCTGCCGACCGGCTCGTCGGGTTTATGACCGCTTGCCTCGTATTGAATCCGTTTCAAATGTCCTTCGCGGTCGACGACTCGGCAATGGTTCACTTCTTCGTAGTCGTGGTCTTCGCTCGCAACCCAGAAAACGGGTACGGCCTCAACGCCCTGATCGCGAAGGCAAGCGGCCAGTTTGATCACGGTGAGCGCCTTGTGGATGGTGTACAGAGGGCCGGTGAACAGCCCTGCTTGCTGTCCGGTTACGATCGCGACCGAACCCGGATGCCGAAGCATCTCGATATGCTTGAACGTCAGCTCGGGGGAACCGGCCCGGCGATTGATTCGCTCGAGCGCGTCGGGCACGCGCTTGCGATCGAACTCCTGCGCTCCGACGCGGCGGGAATGATCGGCGAGAGGCTCGACCGAACGGCCGTAGTTTGGATAAAACCGCGCGACCTTCTGATAGTCGTACAAGAAATCCGTGAACAGAGGAGTCATGCGCGGGATGTCGGTGAACCGCACCGCATCAGTAAGTTTATTGGCAGCAGCCTCGAGATTGTTACAGTCGGCAGTCATAGTTTTCATTCTTGAAACGTGATGCGACGACGGATGACCGACGACCGACGACCGACGACCGACGACCGTCTCCGGTCGTCCGTCATCGGTCATCTGTCGTCGCATCACGCATCACGTTTCACGCGTCACTCAATTTCCGGGAAGAGCCCGGTCTCGCGAATCACCGCCTTGATCTGCTCTCTATGCGAGTTACTTACTGGATTGAGCGGGGCGCGCGGAAGCCCGCTGGCATACCCCAGCATATCCATCGCAGCCTTTAATCCGGGCACACTCAAACCTGCCGTTACTATGTGCGACAGCGGCGCGAGGCGATGTTGAAGCTCGCGCGCTCGCGCGTGGTCGCCGGAATCGACCGCGGCGTACAGCTCTACACAGGCGCGCGGGGCGGCGCATGCAACACCGAGGATCGCGCCTGTCGCTCCCATCGTAAGCGAGGGGTACACAATGCCCCCGTTTCCGACCATCACCGCGAACCCTTCAGGCGCGCGCCGGATAGTCTCCGACATCGCTCCCATGTTTCCCGCGCTGTCTTTTACACCAATGATCTTCTCGTGCGCACCGAGCGCGGCGATCGTCGCCGGCTCGATAACCACTCCGGTGTTCTGTGGGACGTTGTAAATCAAAACAGGAATCGGTGAATGATCGGCGACCTCGGTGAAGTGGCGACCGAGCGCTTCCTGAGTCATCGACGATTTGTAAAAGTACGGAGTGATGACCAGCACGGCGTCGGCCCCGCAATCGGCTGCGGCTCGCGCCGCTTCGATGGCTGCGCGGGTTGAAAGCTCGTTCACACCGGCGATGATCGTGTGCGTGCTTGTGGCCGCGCGTTTGAGCGTCTCAATCACTGTTCTGCGTTCGTCGGCGTTGAGGTGCACTGCTTCGCCGTTTGAGCCTAAGGCGACATAACCCACGAGCCCGGTCTCGTTGTAGCGAGCAATGTTTGAGGAAAGCGCTGCATAGTCAACGTCGCCGCGTTGGTTGAACGGCGTGGTTATGGGCGGGAGTATTCCGTTGAGGTTGATGGGGCGCTCGCTGGTAGACATTGTTCTATTCTACGCTTTCGTCCAGTCGGCAGTTTCAGCCGGCTGCAAAGTAAAGTGCGATTATAGGTGTCGATAGCTCGCGCACGCAACTTTGGGAATAAAACACAAAGGCACTAAGGCACTAAGGCACGAAGAGAAGAAATGAGGTCCGAGTTCTGAGAATCACGCGACGCACCGACCCTTGCTCAGTCCGATGCCGAGCTATGTTGTGATCTTCCTTGGTTTTCCCTTCGTGCCTTAGTGCCTTTGTGTTTGATTCCCGCCTGGGTTATGAATGAATCGTGAAACTGATCTTCATGGGCACGCCTGAATTCTCAGTCCCGTCGCTCGAGCGGTTGATACGTGACGGCCACGAAGTCGCGGCTGTGTTCACTCAGCCTGACAAGCCGGCGGGCCGGGGAAAGCACCTGAACACTCCCGCGGTTAAAGCATTGGCGGTCGAACGCGGCATCCCCGTGCACCAGCCGGCAAAGATCAAAAGCAACGACGAGGTGCGCGCGATCTTCGAGGCCATATCGCCCGATGCATGCGTGGTCGCGGCGTACGGTAAGATCCTCCCTCAGTGGATGCTTTCCATCCCTCGACTCGGGTGTATCAACGTTCACGCATCCTTGCTGCCGAAGTATCGCGGCGCTGCGCCGATCAACTGGGCGATCGCGAACGGCGAGCGCGAAACAGGCGTGACGATCATGCAAATGGACGCCGGGATGGATACCGGACCGATGCTGGCAAAGCTCTCCATATCGATCGGCGATCAAGAAACCGCTCCTGTGCTTTCAACGCGCCTCGCTCAGTTGGGAGCGGAGCTTCTGGGCGAAACGCTTCCGCGCATCGAGCGAGGCGAAATCGCGCCACTCACTCAAGACGATAGCGAAGCCACTTACGCGCCGATGCTCAAACGCGAAGACGGATTGATCGACTGGCGAATGAGCGCGAGCGAAATAGCTAATCGCGTTCGGGCGTTTCAACCGTGGCCGGGCACCTATACCAACTTCCGCGGCGGGCGGCTGATCGTATGGCAGGGATCTGAAGCGCCCTCTCGCCAAGAAGCGGACTTTGCGGCCGAACCTGGAACTATTTTGAACATCGACGAATCGGGGCTCACGATTGCGTGTAGCGGCTTGAGCGCTCTGCTCATCCAGGAGGTTCAGATCGAAGGCAAACGACGTGTCTCGGCGCGCGAGTTCGCAAACGGCGCGCGGTTGAAACCAGGCGACCTAATCAACAGGAATGATCTGGTCCAGCCTCCAGCACTGAATCCTTCGCAGTGAAGGTGACCTTCTTCTTCTCTCGAGTTTTTGAATTCCCTCCGCTTGCCCTTGGTTACGCCAGTACCGTACTCTGTGACAGGGTAGTATAGTAACTACGTTATAGAAAGGTAATTGCAAAGGGAGCGCCTTGAGCAAATCGCCCGAAAGGCTCTACAGCTTTTTTGAGACGCCGATATTCATGAGACAGATCGAACAGCGGGCATCGATGAAAGTGCTCTTTGCCATCGAAGACGACTTATTGAAGAACCCTGAACGTGGAGATGTCATTCAGGGCACGCACGGAGCCCGGAAAGCCAGAATAGGCGATCCAGCTTTCAGAAGAGGGAAGCGAGGCGGTTACAGGTACATATA contains:
- a CDS encoding cation diffusion facilitator family transporter, encoding MSEAHKKEHAHSHRSNRRRLTAVLVLTFAYMLAEAIGGFLTNSLALLSDAGHMLADVASLVLALLALWFSARPTTAKKTYGYYRMEILAALANGSTLVVISLLIAYEAFHRIKSPEEVRGFEVTLIAIGGLVVNAVSAFILHSASEQNLNMRGAFLHVVGDALGSVGAIVAGVVIWQWGWALADPLISIAICLLIMYSSWQLIRESVNILLEGTPSHINIRAVAATMQQVSGVIDVHDLHVWTISSGMEALSAHVTIEPGVSHRAALEALQERLRSEFNIGHVTIQIVSPDEPEIPGGRLYQILRKGEAEPGVEGH
- the bshC gene encoding bacillithiol biosynthesis cysteine-adding enzyme BshC, with the protein product MRRQMTDDGRPETVVGRRSSVVGHPSSHHVSRMKTMTADCNNLEAAANKLTDAVRFTDIPRMTPLFTDFLYDYQKVARFYPNYGRSVEPLADHSRRVGAQEFDRKRVPDALERINRRAGSPELTFKHIEMLRHPGSVAIVTGQQAGLFTGPLYTIHKALTVIKLAACLRDQGVEAVPVFWVASEDHDYEEVNHCRVVDREGHLKRIQYEASGHKPDEPVGSVVLCEDISQTIDDLIAQLAPSEFTPALERDLRESYEKGVGFAEAFERLMARLFRDYGVVLLDPLDDELKQVAAPLYERAIQKSSEIARALVERSRELEEAGYHAQIKVSEDMVPLFIMDDGRRKAITQHQDGRFTVKGSDRSFAAEELVELAARCPSCFSPNVTLRPVVQDYLLPAAAYIGGPAEIAYFAQLRAVYETLGRQEPCVLPRASLTIVEGRHQKTMQKYGLELRDFFDGLHPAVTKVVEQSLDRNAAGAFTETERLVNEQLDKLGEALQQTDATLSDPLKRAREKITYQLEHLRTRFIHASAHREQTAYRQVERAYTTLCPDKNLQERELNVYYFLSRYGPALIEELYNAAELGFSNHKLVYVGGVASQVVNAR
- a CDS encoding dihydrodipicolinate synthase family protein produces the protein MSTSERPINLNGILPPITTPFNQRGDVDYAALSSNIARYNETGLVGYVALGSNGEAVHLNADERRTVIETLKRAATSTHTIIAGVNELSTRAAIEAARAAADCGADAVLVITPYFYKSSMTQEALGRHFTEVADHSPIPVLIYNVPQNTGVVIEPATIAALGAHEKIIGVKDSAGNMGAMSETIRRAPEGFAVMVGNGGIVYPSLTMGATGAILGVACAAPRACVELYAAVDSGDHARARELQHRLAPLSHIVTAGLSVPGLKAAMDMLGYASGLPRAPLNPVSNSHREQIKAVIRETGLFPEIE
- the fmt gene encoding methionyl-tRNA formyltransferase; its protein translation is MGTPEFSVPSLERLIRDGHEVAAVFTQPDKPAGRGKHLNTPAVKALAVERGIPVHQPAKIKSNDEVRAIFEAISPDACVVAAYGKILPQWMLSIPRLGCINVHASLLPKYRGAAPINWAIANGERETGVTIMQMDAGMDTGPMLAKLSISIGDQETAPVLSTRLAQLGAELLGETLPRIERGEIAPLTQDDSEATYAPMLKREDGLIDWRMSASEIANRVRAFQPWPGTYTNFRGGRLIVWQGSEAPSRQEADFAAEPGTILNIDESGLTIACSGLSALLIQEVQIEGKRRVSAREFANGARLKPGDLINRNDLVQPPALNPSQ
- a CDS encoding toxin; the encoded protein is MRQIEQRASMKVLFAIEDDLLKNPERGDVIQGTHGARKARIGDPAFRRGKRGGYRYIYAYFPEYHHIILLYLFAKNDAADLSAKVKKQLAQFVSQIKGAIK